The following proteins are co-located in the Rheinheimera salexigens genome:
- the ispA gene encoding (2E,6E)-farnesyl diphosphate synthase — MSTKNLALYQQRVERHLQQFLQQYPETEPKLLQAMSYSLLMGGKRIRPFLIYSCGTLLGASLEDLDGPAAAIEALHSYSLIHDDLPAMDNDDMRRGKPTCHKAFDEATAILAGDALQTMAFEVLSQHPYQQVDAKNIVAMLQHFSRASGYSGMCGGQAIDIMQTNQPTTVSQLERMHRLKTGALIETTVRLAWHCSPKQDPTELDSLLRFASALGLAFQVQDDILDIESDSQTLGKPQGSDSLANKATYPMLLGLPQAKAKAQQLYQDALNALASLPYNTDELRQFAQYIVDRRF, encoded by the coding sequence GTGTCAACAAAAAATTTAGCGTTATACCAACAAAGAGTAGAACGCCATTTACAGCAGTTTTTGCAGCAATATCCTGAAACTGAACCTAAATTATTACAAGCCATGTCTTATAGCTTGTTAATGGGTGGCAAACGTATTCGGCCATTTTTAATCTATAGCTGCGGTACTCTGTTAGGGGCCAGTCTAGAAGATTTAGATGGCCCCGCTGCGGCAATTGAAGCGCTGCACAGTTACTCATTAATTCATGACGACTTACCGGCGATGGATAATGACGATATGCGCCGTGGCAAACCCACTTGTCATAAAGCTTTTGATGAAGCTACAGCTATATTAGCCGGTGATGCTTTGCAAACTATGGCGTTTGAAGTATTAAGCCAACATCCCTATCAACAGGTTGATGCCAAAAACATAGTGGCAATGTTGCAACATTTTAGCCGTGCGTCAGGCTACAGCGGTATGTGTGGTGGCCAAGCAATTGATATTATGCAAACCAATCAGCCTACTACAGTTAGTCAATTAGAACGCATGCACCGCTTAAAAACTGGGGCGCTAATTGAAACTACGGTACGGTTAGCTTGGCATTGCAGCCCTAAACAAGATCCTACAGAATTAGACAGTTTGTTGCGTTTCGCCTCAGCACTAGGACTAGCATTTCAGGTGCAAGATGATATCCTCGATATAGAAAGCGATAGCCAAACATTAGGAAAACCGCAAGGTTCAGATAGCCTAGCGAATAAAGCAACCTACCCAATGTTACTTGGTTTACCCCAAGCAAAAGCAAAAGCACAACAACTTTATCAAGATGCACTTAATGCGTTAGCATCATTACCTTATAATACCGATGAATTGCGCCAGTTTGCGCAGTATATAGTCGACCGCAGGTTTTAA
- the pomA gene encoding flagellar motor protein PomA — protein MDIATIVGMLGAIGFVIMAMVLGSAGNVGIFYDTVSILIVVLGSIFVVVSKFTLGQFFDSTKAAAKAFMYKIEPPEELIEKAVQLADSARKGGFLALEEAEIPNQFMQKGVNMLVDGHDADVVRATMLKDISLTEKRHEIAIGVFKGLGEVAPAMGMIGTLVGLVAMLSNMDDPKAIGPAMAVALLTTLYGAFIANVIAIPIADKLAVRNQQEKQNYQLIVDAILGIQDGQNPKIIEGILRNYLAQSKREVAVVE, from the coding sequence GTGGATATAGCAACCATTGTTGGCATGTTAGGCGCCATAGGTTTTGTCATTATGGCTATGGTGTTAGGCAGTGCCGGTAATGTCGGTATTTTTTATGATACTGTTTCTATATTAATCGTGGTGCTCGGCTCTATTTTTGTGGTGGTATCTAAATTTACTTTAGGTCAGTTTTTTGATTCAACTAAAGCAGCAGCGAAAGCCTTTATGTATAAAATTGAGCCGCCAGAAGAACTAATTGAAAAAGCGGTGCAACTTGCAGACTCAGCACGAAAAGGCGGGTTCTTAGCTTTAGAAGAAGCAGAGATACCCAATCAGTTTATGCAAAAAGGCGTCAATATGTTGGTGGATGGCCATGACGCTGACGTGGTACGAGCAACCATGTTAAAAGACATCAGCTTAACTGAAAAGCGCCATGAAATTGCCATTGGCGTATTTAAAGGTTTAGGTGAAGTTGCCCCCGCAATGGGTATGATAGGTACCTTAGTTGGTTTAGTCGCTATGCTATCCAATATGGACGATCCTAAAGCCATAGGCCCCGCCATGGCCGTGGCGTTATTAACGACCCTATATGGTGCCTTTATTGCCAACGTTATTGCTATCCCTATTGCCGATAAACTGGCCGTTCGTAACCAACAAGAAAAACAAAACTATCAACTTATAGTTGATGCGATTTTGGGTATTCAAGATGGCCAAAATCCGAAGATAATTGAAGGCATCTTGCGTAATTATTTAGCCCAAAGTAAGCGAGAAGTGGCGGTAGTGGAGTAA
- a CDS encoding flagellar motor protein MotB, with product MNEEAEECKCPPPGLPMYMATFADLMALLMCFFVLLLAFSEMDVLKFKQIAGSMKFAFGVQNKIEVDDIPKGTSVIALEFRPGRPEPTPIETLQQQTMEITQQVIEFQAGDEDSAGGRKEQRDDMTGGESASNAEDSSDTEAAQQASQEQTNQQVKKLAEQLEQQILDGAIELESLGQQIIIRIRENGSFASGSSFLQPRFKPIVQRIGQLLNDVPGEITVTGHTDDIQVSNELHSNNWDLSAQRAVSVATEMVKAQGFDRMRLVVVGHADTKPLVANDSNANRRQNRRVEISIMQGKAKESNPVSLEGETN from the coding sequence ATGAACGAAGAAGCTGAAGAGTGTAAATGCCCACCACCAGGTTTACCTATGTATATGGCGACGTTTGCTGATTTAATGGCGCTATTAATGTGTTTCTTTGTGTTGTTATTGGCATTTTCTGAAATGGACGTGCTTAAATTTAAGCAAATAGCCGGTTCAATGAAGTTCGCTTTTGGCGTGCAAAACAAAATAGAAGTCGATGATATCCCCAAAGGTACTAGTGTTATTGCCTTAGAGTTTCGTCCGGGTCGTCCTGAACCCACGCCGATAGAAACCCTGCAGCAACAAACCATGGAAATTACCCAGCAGGTGATAGAGTTTCAGGCCGGTGATGAAGATTCTGCCGGGGGCAGAAAAGAGCAACGTGATGATATGACCGGTGGCGAGTCTGCCAGCAATGCTGAAGATTCGTCTGATACTGAAGCCGCACAACAAGCCTCTCAAGAACAAACTAATCAACAAGTTAAAAAACTTGCCGAGCAGTTAGAGCAACAAATTCTAGATGGTGCTATTGAGTTAGAATCGTTAGGTCAACAAATTATAATTCGCATTCGCGAGAATGGGTCCTTTGCATCCGGCTCGTCATTTTTACAACCCCGCTTTAAGCCAATAGTGCAGCGTATTGGTCAACTATTAAATGATGTTCCCGGTGAAATAACCGTGACCGGTCATACAGATGATATTCAAGTATCAAATGAGTTACACAGTAATAACTGGGACTTATCAGCGCAGCGCGCAGTATCGGTAGCAACCGAGATGGTTAAAGCTCAAGGCTTTGATCGCATGCGCTTAGTGGTGGTCGGCCATGCTGATACCAAGCCACTAGTGGCAAATGATAGCAATGCTAATCGTCGGCAAAACCGTCGGGTAGAAATTTCTATTATGCAAGGTAAGGCCAAAGAATCTAATCCAGTGAGTTTAGAAGGCGAAACAAACTAA
- the thiI gene encoding tRNA uracil 4-sulfurtransferase ThiI has product MIEFIIKLHPEIVIKSNSVRKRQTKLLERNLKTILVQVEPSVRVNNNFDHLIVRCDSDSAALRQKLIDRLSCIPGIVNFSEMQSSQFSTLDDIYQQVKAVYASQLENKTFCVRARRMGTHDFSSIDAERYIGGGLNQLVASAKVQLKKPDVVVNIEIKRDILIMVRQSHAGMGGFPLPSQSDVLSLISGGYDSAVASYLMIRKGLRTHYVFFNLGGAAHEAGVREMSHLIWHKYSLSHKVKFVSVNFAPVVDEILEKIDNGLMGVVLKRMMMRAASTVAEKLGIKAIVTGESIGQVSSQTIANLNAIDRVTDMLILRPLIYHDKQQIIDLAKQIGAEDIAKSMPEYCGVISRKPTINAVLSEVLANEDNFDFSVLDNAVQQAKVLDIRTIDYQADQQAHVVSELSELAANGIVLDIRPPEETDLKPLQLPEVEVIELPFFRLSSQFANLDQSKQYYFYCEKGVMSRLQAVVMQDQGFSNVAVYRP; this is encoded by the coding sequence ATGATTGAATTTATTATAAAGCTGCACCCGGAAATTGTTATTAAAAGCAATTCTGTCCGTAAACGTCAAACTAAATTATTAGAGCGCAACTTAAAAACGATTTTAGTTCAAGTTGAGCCATCAGTGCGCGTGAATAATAATTTTGATCATTTAATCGTCCGTTGTGATAGCGACAGCGCAGCATTAAGGCAAAAACTGATCGACCGTTTAAGTTGTATTCCCGGTATTGTCAATTTTTCTGAAATGCAGTCGAGTCAATTTAGTACGTTAGATGATATTTATCAGCAAGTTAAAGCGGTTTATGCCAGCCAATTAGAAAATAAAACTTTTTGTGTTCGAGCCCGGCGCATGGGCACACATGACTTTAGCTCTATCGATGCTGAACGTTATATTGGCGGTGGCTTAAATCAATTGGTTGCCAGTGCTAAAGTGCAACTTAAAAAACCAGATGTCGTGGTTAATATCGAAATTAAACGTGACATACTCATTATGGTTCGGCAATCTCATGCCGGCATGGGCGGGTTCCCGCTTCCATCACAGTCTGATGTATTGTCATTAATTTCGGGTGGTTATGATTCAGCCGTTGCCAGTTATTTAATGATCCGCAAAGGCCTACGCACCCATTATGTGTTTTTTAATTTGGGCGGTGCCGCGCATGAAGCCGGTGTGCGTGAAATGTCGCATCTAATTTGGCATAAATATAGCCTGTCACATAAAGTGAAGTTTGTTAGTGTCAACTTTGCTCCGGTAGTCGATGAAATATTAGAGAAAATAGACAACGGCCTGATGGGCGTGGTGCTAAAGCGTATGATGATGCGTGCCGCTAGCACCGTAGCTGAAAAACTGGGTATTAAAGCGATTGTGACCGGCGAAAGTATAGGCCAAGTGTCTAGCCAAACTATCGCTAATTTAAATGCCATTGATCGCGTGACGGATATGTTGATTTTACGGCCGTTAATTTATCATGATAAACAACAGATTATTGATCTAGCAAAGCAGATTGGTGCTGAAGATATTGCTAAAAGTATGCCTGAATATTGTGGTGTTATTTCGCGCAAGCCCACCATAAATGCAGTGTTATCTGAGGTGCTGGCTAATGAAGATAACTTTGACTTTTCAGTATTAGATAACGCGGTACAACAAGCAAAAGTGCTAGATATTCGCACTATTGATTATCAAGCTGATCAGCAAGCGCACGTTGTAAGTGAGTTAAGTGAATTAGCGGCTAATGGCATAGTGTTAGATATTCGTCCGCCAGAAGAAACCGATTTAAAACCATTACAATTACCTGAAGTAGAAGTGATTGAATTACCTTTCTTCCGCTTAAGTAGTCAGT